The window CGCCGACGCGTCCCATCGCGGCGGCGACCCGGGCTTCCTGCGGGTGCTCGGCCCGAACCGTCTGCGCTGGCCCGACTACGCCGGCAACTCGATGTTCAACACGTTCGGCAACCTGCAGGTCGACTCGCGGGCCGGGCTGCTGCTGCCGGACTTCGTGACCGGCACGCTCCTGCACCTCAGCGGCACCGCGGTCGTCGACTGGGACCCGGAGCACGCCGCCGTCGTACCGGGCGCGCAACGGCTCGTCGACTTCACCGTCGAGCACGTGGTCCGCGTCGACGGCGCGTCACCGCTGCGCTGGAGCCGACCCGAATACTCCCGCTTCAACCCGCCGCCGTCCTTCGAAATCGACCGGACATGACATAGTCCCGGAGTGAGCGACGACGACGAGGACGGCCTGACCGCACGGGATCTGGTGCCGGTCGCCGGCGGGACCTGGGCCGGGCTGCTCTTCGACAACCCGAACATCGGCCTGCCGCCCGCTCTGACCTGGAGTTTTCGGTTCCCATTCGCCGAGGTGCAACGGGACTTCGGTGACAGCGACGTCTTCCTCGACGTCGACTGGCTGCCCCTGCCGGTGCCGAGTTGGCGCGCGATGACCGGACAGGTGGTCAAGGCCCTCGGCGAGCCTGCCGAGTGCAGCGTCTACTACTTCCAGCATCATCAGTACGACCTGATCGACCTGGAGATCCTCGAACAACGTGGAGTGGATCTTCATGTCCGGGCCACCCTGACCGGCGACCTCGACGGCCTCGGCATCGACCCGATCTCGGCCGACGCGTGGCTACGGTTCGACGGCATCCGGGTGTCGGTCAGCGACGTCACGACCGCGGAGTCCGCACTGGCCCGGCTTCGAACGTTCACCAGCGCCGAGGGCCTGGACCCGGCGACGACGGTCTCCCACTCGACGTTCCACTTCCGGCCCGCCGATCGGGACTGAATCAGGCCCGCACGCCGGGCCGGGGACGCGGCGGGGGTCGGCCGGGCCTGCTGCGGCGGCCCGTCGGACCACGACCGGTCGATGGTCTCGGTCTTCAGTGGCCGGCATGCCTCACAGGTTGTAACCTCCCGATACCTCGATGTCCTGCGCGGTGATCCACGCCAGGTCGGGGCTGAGCAGGCTCGCGATGACGGTGCCGACGTCGTCGGGTTCACCGAGGCGGCCCAGGGCGGTCCGGGCGGCCAGCCCGGGGATCACCTCGGGGTGTCGTTCGAAGGCGTTGTCGGCCAGCCTGGTCCGGGTGGCGCCGGGGGCGATCGAGTTGGCCCGGATGCCGCGGCCGCTGAGTTCCTTGGCCAGGTATCGGGTCAGCACCACGAGGCCGCCTTTCATGGTGCCGTAGGCCGAATAGCCTGGCTCGGTGACGGTGGTCGCGGCACCGCTGGTGACGTTGACGATCGCGCCGCCGTCGGCCAGCAGCGGCAGCATGGTCCGGGTGAGGAAGAACGGCCCCTTGAGCAGCACCCGCATCAGCGTGTCGAAGGTGTCTTCGGAGGTGTCGG of the Actinoplanes sichuanensis genome contains:
- a CDS encoding SDR family NAD(P)-dependent oxidoreductase, which produces MQIAIVTGASSGIGRSAAVQIARRGTGVVLTYQGNRAGALDTVATIEKDGGTAVALPLDLGRSETFPAFRDAVTGALHDVWQRDTFDHLVNNAGASRIAMFADTSEDTFDTLMRVLLKGPFFLTRTMLPLLADGGAIVNVTSGAATTVTEPGYSAYGTMKGGLVVLTRYLAKELSGRGIRANSIAPGATRTRLADNAFERHPEVIPGLAARTALGRLGEPDDVGTVIASLLSPDLAWITAQDIEVSGGYNL